From Podospora bellae-mahoneyi strain CBS 112042 chromosome 3, whole genome shotgun sequence, the proteins below share one genomic window:
- the YAT1 gene encoding carnitine O-acetyltransferase yat1 (COG:I; EggNog:ENOG503NUER) has protein sequence MPTQVRHFATPRALGETLTLPLEPAESKPQSPPPETPRTITDLPVIPKPRRNTVLKARNYDMGPFREEKTKGGVTYAHQDKLPKLPIPALEQTCQRYLSSLKPLQGPREHQDTRNAVQEFLNNEGPELDAKLRAYAEGKTSYIEQFWYDSYLNFDNPVVLNLNPFFLLEDDPTPARNNQVTRAASLIVSALEFVRAVRKEELPPDTVKGTPLCMHQYSRLFGTARVPTEDGCQIEQDPDSKHLIVMCHGQFYWFDVLDDNSDVIMTEKDIAINLQTIVDDAAQIPIQEAAKGALGVLSTENRKVWSGLRDVITREPGSNNADCLSIIDTALFVVCLDYTEPADAAALCQNMLCGTSEIEKGVQIGTCTNRWYDKLQIIVCKNGSAGINFEHTGVDGHTVLRFASDIYTDTILRFARTINGKAPALWSSTSPDPSKRDPESFGDVSTTPHKLEWDMIPELRIAVRFAETRLADLIEQNEFECLDFGAYGKNFITSMGFSPDAFVQMAFQAAYYGLYGRVECTYEPAMTKTFLHGRTEAIRTVSEEAVNFVQTFWADNPAENKIEALRQACQRHTASTRDCSKAQGCDRHLYALFCLWQRMVDDDFGSNGDSTNGYSSPVDGMSDISSSHGRAAEYLIDNGTTPSSAVHAPPAATTNTNGTNGTTNDDDANSSVIRNRTNSASSRHSSRSRSPNGSSHQLPLIFADSGWDKLNTTILSTSNCGNPSLRHFGFGPVSGDGFGIGYIIKDETISICVSSRHRQTKRFVDTLESYLLEIRRILRLTAAQRNGGAGVASKQSRAREVDEMKAKPKLIHKDSATAKAKLRGRLITGGSDLGRKGGFSVNGSVSPTEDSLLGMSEDDELGGYGFFDAGMLLQALKARGESYEGGETKASERATQQAKRRTEIGKRLRLVDY, from the exons ATGCCTACACAAGTCCGTCACTTCGCCACACCAAGAGCTCTCGGTGAGACTCTCACCCTTCCACTTGAGCCGGCTGAGTCGAAACCTCAGTCACCGCCACCCGAAACTCCTCGCACCATCACAGACCTTCCAGTGATTCCAAAGCCGAGAAGAAACACAGTGCTCAAGGCTCGCAACTACGACATGGGTCCCTTTCGTGAGGAGAAGACCAAGGGAGGAGTCACGTACGCTCATCAGGATAAGTTACCCAAGCTCCCCATCCCAGCCCTCGAGCAGACCTGCCAGAGATatctctcttctctcaaGCCGCTTCAGGGCCCAAGGGAACACCAAGATACCAGGAATGCCGTTCAAGAGTTCCTCAACAATGAAGGACCAGAACTGGACGCAAAGTTGAGGGCGTACGCGGAGGGGAAGACCAGTTATATTGAGCAGTTCT GGTATGATTCATATCTGAACTTCGATAATCCGGTcgttctcaacctcaaccccttcttcctgctCGAGGATGACCCTACACCAGCCCGCAACAATCAGGTGACGCGCGCTGCGTCTCTGATTGTGTCGGCGTTGGAGTTTGTTCGAGCTGTCCGCAAGGAGGAGCTCCCACCAGACACCGTCAAGGGGACGCCCCTGTGCATGCACCAGTATTCACGGCTCTTCGGCACCGCCAGAGTGCCCACTGAGGATGGGTGCCAGATTGAGCAGGATCCCGACTCCAAGCATCTCATTGTCATGTGCCATGGCCAATTTTATTGGTTCGATGTCTTGGATGACAACTCTGACGTGATCATGACGGAGAAGGATATCGCCATCAATCTCCAGACCATTGTGGACGATGCGGCACAGATCCCCATTCAAGAGGCCGCGAAGGGCGCCCTCGGTGTTCTCAGCACCGAGAACCGCAAGGTCTGGTCTGGTTTGAGGGATGTCATCACCAGAGAGCCAGGTTCCAACAATGCCGACTGCCTCAGTATCATCGACACAGCTCTCTTCGTGGTCTGCCTGGACTACACAGAGCCTGCCGATGCTGCCGCCCTCTGCCAGAACATGCTTTGCGGCACCAGCGAGATCGAGAAGGGTGTCCAGATTGGCACCTGCACCAACAGGTGGTACGACAAGCTGCAGATCATCGTCTGCAAGAACGGCAGTGCCGGCATCAACTTTGAGCACACTGGTGTCGACGGCCACACGGTTCTTCGCTTTGCCAGTGATATCTACAccgacaccatcctccgcTTTGCTCGGACCATCAACGGCAAGGCACCAGCCCTCTGGTCATCCACCAGCCCTGACCCCTCGAAGCGTGACCCTGAGAGCTTTGGCGATGTCAGCACCACACCTCACAAGCTCGAATGGGACATGATCCCTGAACTTCGCATCGCTGTCCGCTTTGCCGAGACCAGACTCGCCGATCTCATCGAGCAGAACGAGTTTGAGTGCCTGGATTTTGGCGCCTATGGCAAGAACTTCATTACCAGCATGGGCTTCTCTCCCGATGCTTTTGTCCAGATGGCCTTCCAAGCCGCTTACTACGGTCTCTATGGCAGAGTGGAGTGCACGTACGAGCCAGCCATGACCAAGACCTTCCTTCATGGCCGCACTGAAGCCATTCGCACTGTTTCGGAAGAAGCCGTCAACTTTGTCCAGACCTTCTGGGCTGACAACCCGGCCGAGAACAAGATTGAGGCTCTCAGGCAGGCCTGCCAACGTCACACAGCCAGCACCCGCGACTGCTCCAAAGCCCAAGGTTGTGATCGTCATTTGTACGCCCTGTTTTGTCTCTGGCAGCGCATGGTTGACGATGACTTTGGCTCCAACGGCGATAGCACCAACGGGTACTCTTCTCCGGTAGATGGCATGTCTGATATCAGCTCTTCCCACGGCAGAGCGGCCGAGTACCTTATCGACAatggcaccaccccctcgtCTGCGGTCCATGCCCCCCCCGCGGctaccaccaacaccaacgggACCAATGGCACGACCAACGATGACGACGCCAACAGCAGCGTCATCCGCAACAGGACCAATTCCGCCTCATCTAGACACTCCTCCCGTTCCCGCTCGCCTAATGGATCATCTCATCAACTGCCCCTCATTTTTGCTGACTCGGGTTGGGAcaagctcaacaccaccatcctctccacctccaactgCGGCAACCCATCCCTGCGACACTTTGGCTTCGGCCCCGTGTCGGGAGATGGCTTCGGGATAGGCTATATCATCAAAGACGAGACCATCTCTATTTGTGTCTCCtcccgccatcgccaaaccAAGCGCTTCGTCGATACCCTTGAGTCCTACCTCTTGGAGATCCGCCGGATCCTGCGGTTGACCGCAGCCCAGAGAAATGGAGGGGCGGGGGTTGCCAgcaagcagagcagagccagggaggtggatgagatgaagGCCAAGCCGAAACTTATACACAAAGATTCTGCCACTGCGAAGGCCAAACTCCGGGGACGACTTATCACCGGCGGTAGTGatctggggaggaagggagggttCAGTGTGAATGGGAGCGTGAGTCCGACGGAGGATAGCCTGTTGGGGAtgagtgaggatgatgagttggGCGGTT
- a CDS encoding hypothetical protein (EggNog:ENOG503PD2A) — protein sequence MSLLWYNRGEEKTRLRLEFQVVHDGLDEGISKQQPTQTFTCFGDLPPEIRLSIWEVLIQPRIVLAACVDNRCKTQKHAQMAKRSTTRSIPVLLHVNRESRDLALRHYELTFAWKIPPRLAAPETSVLPAQGDARVWFNFNLDALLLLGELEPYDEFGFSSPMSHFFRKEDTARIKHIACAFEELHLSLYESDSIFGTLFHIIDRCPAAQRLLITTTTEDTETRHLRLPTLDNVVQKLWCAFLNGTTCVNESLANMQILMIAEDGLASFINENR from the coding sequence ATGTCTCTATTGTGGTATAACCGGGGCGAGGAAAAGACCCGGCTCCGGCTCGAGTTTCAAGTTGTCCACGATGGCCTGGATGAGGGGATttccaaacaacaaccaacccagaCTTTCACCTGCTTTGGTGATCTTCCGCCAGAAATCCGACTATCTATCTGGGAAGTCTTGATCCAACCGAGGATCGTTCTGGCAGCATGTGTGGACAACCGGTGCAAGACCCAGAAACACGCCCAAATGGCCAAGCGTTCAACGACACGCTCCATCCCGGTCTTGCTTCATGTAAACCGCGAATCTCGTGATCTTGCTCTCCGCCACTACGAGCTCACCTTTGCCTGGAAGATTCCGCCGAGATTGGCCGCCCCAGAAACGAGTGTGTTGCCCGCACAGGGTGACGCTCGTGTTTGGTTCAACTTCAACCTGGATGCTTTGCTCCTACTTGGCGAGCTCGAACCCTACGATGAGTTTGGCTTTAGCTCGCCCATGTCTCACTTCTTTCGCAAAGAGGACACCGCCCGCATAAAGCACATTGCCTGTGCCTTTGAGGAGCTACATCTCAGCCTCTACGAGTCCGATTCCATCTTTGGCACTTTGTTTCACATCATCGACCGTTGCCCTGCCGCTCAACgtcttctcatcaccaccacgactGAGGACACAGAGACGCGCCACTTGAGACTGCCCACTCTTGACAACGTTGTTCAGAAGCTCTGGTGTGCTTTCCTAAACGGCACCACCTGCGTCAACGAGTCTCTGGCCAACATGCAAATCCTCATGATCGCCGAGGATGGTCTCGCTTCGTTCATCAACGAGAACAGGTAG
- a CDS encoding hypothetical protein (EggNog:ENOG503P3WI), whose product MSHVTPHWPQPSHPTIQQVIYATDDTSFTTKSLSLITLPPFGLFAKLDFPPCTPAPSPTYATVQCGINSHLNLNSDLLYINHSCDPSLIFDTTNLVVMAGPKGLKVGEELTFFYPSTEYAMAQPFDCFCGSSSCKGRISGARDMKPEQLEGMFLNAHIRELLGMNGTKGGQDDETAKALREVVRAAERALDGYLAAKGGAAGKGEEKKINGVKKVLNGGYANGNGIEIEAEGLRARGTTSRELSGEMGGDTRA is encoded by the coding sequence ATGTCCCACGTGACCCCCCACTGgccccaaccctcccaccccaccatccaACAAGTCATCTACGCCACCGACGACACCTCCTTCACAACCAagtccctctccctcatcaccctcccccccttcggCCTCTTCGCCAAGCTAGACTTCCCCCCCTGCAcacccgccccctccccaacctaTGCTACAGTCCAGTGCGGGATCAActcccacctcaacctcaactcTGACCTCCTCTACATCAACCACTCGTGcgacccctccctcatcttcgacaccaccaacctcgtcgTCATGGCCGGACCAAAAGGGCTCAAAGTCGGGGAGGAACTCACCTTCTTCTACCCCTCGACTGAATACGCCATGGCCCAGCCGTTCGACTGCTTCTGTGGAAGCAGCAGCTGTAAAGGACGGATCAGCGGCGCGAGGGATATGAAGCCTGAGCAGCTGGAGGGTATGTTTCTCAACGCGCATATTAGGGAGCTGCTGGGGATGAACGGGACAAAGGGGGGACAAGATGATGAGACCGCAAAGGCGCTGAGGGAGGTTGTCAGGGCTGCCGAGCGGGCTTTGGACGGGTACTTGGCTGCTAAGGGTGGTGCTGCCGgcaagggggaggaaaagaaaatcaatggggtgaagaaggtttTGAACGGGGGTTATGCCAACGGAAACGGGATCGAGATTGAGGctgaggggttgagggccAGGGGAACGACGTCACGGGAGCTGAgcggggagatggggggtgaTACGAGGGCTTag
- a CDS encoding hypothetical protein (EggNog:ENOG503P1TD; COG:S) yields the protein MSTPSRARALRSTCASTPWTAPAAPTTGRQLQQPSTSPPQPQPQPPSQLPHQSRPLSTTVPAQPAVNFHSHPPLSFPSSADPDQKPPDKDRKVKLGKTLRTLQSHLPTILLSPLPQEILSPSITLHLFPSTHPHLPAVSGRISYIAALLSSPIAWNRLPLVGNVRLEILSERMIKDPHYSSPAFRQTRPKDAFGEQLIVRWRTTGGKQKLGKAKGEKNGWLPWEKDDGGKQGGVDTEYKAPVGTAQGVGSGKEFTGLFIFDFDTEGRIISHTIEHVEQGGQWERGVGAKVVGLTDWLLGGFRGGDGGAPCPAFAGNRGGCFEGSGKGR from the exons ATGTCTACACCATCAAGAGCTCGAGCTCTGCGATCAACATGcgcatcaacaccatggaCAGCTCCCGCAGCTCCCACAACCGGTAGACAGCTCCAgcaaccctcaacctcaccaccacaaccacaaccacaaccaccatcccaactACCACACCAATCTCGCCCCCTTTCAACAACAGTACCGGCCCAACCCGCAGTAAACTtccactcccaccccccgctatccttcccctcctccgcagACCCGGACCAAAAACCCCCAGACAAAGACCGCAAAGTCAAGCTCGGCAAAA CCCTAAGAACCCTCcaatcccacctccccaccatcctcctctcccccctcccccaagaaatcctctccccctccataaCCCTgcacctcttcccctccacccacccccacctccccgccgtcTCAGGCCGAATCTCCTACATCGCCGCCCTCTTGTCGTCACCAATAGCATGgaaccgcctccccctcgtcgGCAACGTCCGCTTGGAAATCCTTTCGGAACGAATGATCAAAGACCCTCACTACTCCTCCCCCGCGTTCCGACAGACAAGACCAAAGGATGCTTTTGGGGAGCAGCTGATTGTTAGGTGGAGGACCACGGGGGGGAAGCAAAAGTTGGGAAAGgcaaagggggagaagaatgGGTGGTTGCCTTGGGAGAAAGATGACGGAGGGAAGCAAGGGGGGGTAGACACGGAATATAAAGCCCCGGTGGGGACGGCGCAGGGGGTGGGTAGTGGCAAAGAGTTTACCGGGTTGTTTATTTTTGATTTTGACACGGAGGGGAGGATAATCAGTCATACTATCGAGCATGTTGAGCAGGGGGGGcagtgggagaggggggtgggggctaaggtggtggggttgacggattggttgttgggggggtttagagggggggacgggggggcGCCTTGTCCTGCTTTTGCGGGGAAtagggggggttgttttgaggggagtgggaaggggaggtga